A window from Paraburkholderia acidiphila encodes these proteins:
- a CDS encoding molybdopterin-dependent oxidoreductase — protein MDIATAPASIDNAAEQSAPLRLTGSLVHPMSLSLEALRQYPAVTCPAFDLRCYTTQRFIRTVPPYRGARLTDLLEAAQLRNDVHGDFKRMVFLAVGHDGYFVTFSWHELFNTPVGQQVIVAYECGDTTLDAQQGAPVLFSGADLVPAPRHVKRLARIEARVLAL, from the coding sequence ATGGATATCGCGACCGCCCCCGCCTCAATCGACAACGCCGCGGAGCAATCCGCCCCGCTTCGGCTCACGGGCAGCCTCGTGCATCCGATGTCGCTCTCGCTCGAGGCGCTCCGGCAATATCCGGCCGTGACGTGCCCGGCGTTCGATCTGCGCTGCTACACGACGCAGCGCTTCATCCGGACGGTCCCGCCCTATCGCGGCGCGCGCTTGACGGACCTGCTCGAAGCGGCGCAGCTGCGCAATGACGTGCATGGCGACTTCAAGCGCATGGTTTTCCTCGCCGTCGGCCACGACGGTTACTTCGTCACGTTCTCGTGGCACGAACTGTTCAATACGCCCGTAGGCCAGCAGGTCATCGTCGCGTACGAATGCGGGGACACAACGCTCGACGCACAGCAGGGCGCCCCCGTGCTGTTCTCCGGCGCCGATCTCGTGCCCGCGCCGCGCCACGTCAAACGTCTCGCGCGCATCGAGGCGCGCGTGCTCGCGCTCTAA
- a CDS encoding antibiotic biosynthesis monooxygenase family protein has product MLQLRPLDPSCPIERQLAIDAEPVVLVNVFTLDPADEAKFLEVWQDDAAFMKQQPGFISTQLHRAIGAHPAYMNYAVWESTAHFRAAFSQPGFRSSLAAYPSSVIASPHIFQKVAVPGICAS; this is encoded by the coding sequence ATGCTGCAATTGCGACCGCTCGATCCTTCCTGCCCGATCGAGCGTCAACTTGCCATTGACGCCGAGCCCGTTGTGCTCGTCAACGTCTTCACGCTCGATCCGGCGGACGAGGCGAAGTTTCTTGAGGTTTGGCAGGACGACGCCGCATTCATGAAGCAGCAGCCCGGCTTCATTTCAACGCAACTCCATCGCGCGATTGGGGCGCATCCGGCCTATATGAATTACGCGGTCTGGGAGTCGACCGCGCATTTTCGGGCGGCGTTCTCCCAGCCTGGGTTTCGTTCGAGCCTCGCCGCATATCCCTCATCGGTGATTGCTTCGCCGCATATCTTCCAGAAGGTTGCCGTGCCGGGGATTTGCGCGAGTTAG
- a CDS encoding TetR/AcrR family transcriptional regulator gives MRKKTEEKRQSIIEAALEVFRDEGFEQASMTQIAARSGASKATLYSYFESKEALFAETMTSRAGTEIRDAFSQLTLDTPLDESLVAFGLHYLSAVLQPSFLAIRRLCHQEVDRSNVGRILYESGPKLGLMHVRDFLTSAIESGALRPCDTGVAAHHLLALLEAELVEIATLGYEVKTSRAKLQQVVNRAVDVFLAGYAVAEPRASLKGTQRPQ, from the coding sequence ATGAGAAAGAAGACGGAAGAAAAGCGCCAATCCATCATCGAAGCCGCGCTGGAAGTATTCCGGGACGAGGGCTTCGAGCAGGCGTCGATGACGCAAATCGCAGCGCGATCCGGCGCGTCGAAGGCGACGCTGTATAGCTATTTCGAGTCGAAAGAGGCGTTATTTGCTGAAACAATGACGAGCCGCGCCGGAACGGAAATCCGCGACGCGTTCAGTCAGTTGACACTCGATACACCGCTAGACGAGTCGCTCGTCGCGTTCGGGCTCCACTACCTGAGCGCAGTGCTGCAGCCCTCTTTTCTCGCGATACGCCGGCTGTGCCATCAGGAGGTCGACCGCTCGAACGTGGGCCGGATCTTGTACGAATCGGGCCCGAAACTCGGTTTGATGCACGTGCGCGACTTTCTGACCAGCGCGATCGAGTCGGGCGCGCTTCGGCCGTGCGACACGGGCGTCGCGGCGCACCATTTGCTGGCGCTGCTCGAGGCGGAACTGGTCGAAATCGCAACGCTCGGCTATGAGGTGAAAACCTCGCGCGCGAAATTGCAGCAGGTGGTCAACCGGGCGGTCGACGTATTTCTCGCGGGCTATGCGGTGGCGGAGCCACGAGCGAGCTTGAAGGGCACGCAGCGCCCGCAATGA
- a CDS encoding MarR family winged helix-turn-helix transcriptional regulator: MREPVRTPAGERLSSIMLDLFRLNSGLLTSGDRLVEGLGLTSARWQILGAIRAAERPQPVAWIARDLGANRQNVQRIVNDLANDALVRFEANPHHRRAQLVVLTDAGRQAFEAAMRLQAPWVNRLAEGVTVTEIKAAHRVMMKLQANLDEMDEAADTD; encoded by the coding sequence ATGCGCGAACCTGTGAGAACACCGGCCGGGGAACGCCTGTCGAGCATCATGCTCGATCTCTTCCGGCTCAATAGCGGACTGCTGACTTCGGGAGATCGGCTCGTCGAGGGCCTCGGGCTTACGAGCGCACGCTGGCAAATACTGGGCGCCATCCGTGCCGCCGAGCGGCCACAGCCGGTGGCCTGGATCGCCCGCGATCTGGGCGCCAACCGGCAAAACGTACAACGGATCGTCAACGACCTCGCAAACGACGCTCTGGTGCGTTTCGAGGCAAACCCACACCATCGCCGCGCGCAGCTGGTCGTTCTGACCGATGCGGGCCGGCAGGCATTCGAAGCCGCCATGCGTCTTCAGGCCCCTTGGGTCAACCGCCTGGCCGAAGGCGTGACGGTCACCGAGATCAAGGCCGCGCATCGCGTCATGATGAAACTGCAGGCGAACCTCGACGAGATGGACGAAGCCGCCGACACGGATTGA
- a CDS encoding NAD-dependent epimerase/dehydratase family protein, with translation MAKRVMVTGGSGLAGKWVVENLVAHGYEVLNLDRVPMPKRTARTLITDITDAGQVFNAIASTTAPVEFADDLEPQPIDAIVHFAAIPRIMLTTDNEVYRINVMGTYNILDAASKLGVRKVIVASSETTYGVVFAHRHRDPAYFPLDEDYPVDPMDSYATSKVVNEVTAKAFQARTGSDIYCFRIGNVLDPEDYAKFSTWLKDPALRKRIAWSYIDGRDLANACRLAIETDGLGFEIMNVAADDVSSDLPTQTLLDRYYPGVPVKKALGEFEGLLSNEKLKRLLGWKQQHYWREEAKRFNP, from the coding sequence ATGGCAAAGCGAGTCATGGTGACCGGCGGCAGCGGCCTCGCCGGTAAATGGGTGGTCGAAAACCTGGTGGCGCACGGCTACGAGGTATTGAATCTGGACCGCGTGCCCATGCCCAAGCGCACCGCGCGCACGCTGATCACGGACATTACGGACGCGGGCCAGGTCTTCAATGCGATCGCGTCGACCACGGCGCCGGTGGAATTCGCGGACGACCTGGAGCCGCAACCGATCGACGCGATCGTTCACTTTGCGGCGATCCCTCGCATCATGTTGACGACCGATAACGAGGTCTACCGCATCAACGTGATGGGGACCTACAACATTCTGGACGCCGCTTCGAAACTGGGTGTGCGCAAGGTGATCGTGGCGTCGAGCGAGACGACTTACGGCGTGGTGTTCGCCCACCGCCATCGCGATCCCGCGTACTTTCCGCTCGACGAGGACTATCCCGTCGATCCGATGGACAGCTACGCGACCTCGAAAGTGGTCAACGAAGTGACCGCAAAGGCATTCCAGGCGCGCACCGGATCGGACATCTACTGCTTTCGTATTGGCAACGTGCTCGATCCCGAGGACTACGCGAAGTTTTCCACGTGGCTGAAGGACCCGGCGCTGCGCAAGCGCATTGCGTGGAGCTATATCGACGGGCGAGATCTCGCCAACGCGTGCAGGCTGGCCATCGAAACGGACGGGCTCGGCTTCGAGATCATGAACGTCGCGGCCGACGACGTGTCTTCCGACTTGCCGACCCAGACCCTGCTGGATCGCTACTATCCTGGCGTGCCGGTCAAGAAGGCGCTTGGCGAGTTCGAGGGGCTGCTCAGCAACGAGAAACTCAAACGGCTGCTTGGCTGGAAGCAGCAGCATTACTGGCGCGAAGAGGCGAAACGCTTCAATCCATGA
- the cls gene encoding cardiolipin synthase produces MPTIALIAVTVAVTLVVILVIANLTSGEKKIEHNIERLYASDSPQFIRSMGLLLGPPVVGGNRFKALVNGDAIFPSMLEGMRSAQHTITFETFIYWSGAIGEEFARALADKARAGIAVHVLLDWVGSSKMDKRYQQMLREAGVQLVLYHRPHWTGLGRMNDRTHRKLLVIDGRIGFTGGVGIADEWTGHAQDEKHWRDTHFRVEGPAVGQMQAVFMDNWVKSTGNVLHGPKYFPAIDAAGNGLAHMFSSSPSGGSDDMELMYLMAITAATRSIHLSTAYFVPDKLTINAIVEAAKRGVKVRIITPGKRIDTHTVREASRACWGDLLAAGVQMYEYQPTMFHCKLIVVDEYLVSVGSTNFDSRSFKLNDEANLNIYDRDFAREQTAIFDADAALAKRITLDDWRRRPLRERLLEHAAALLDSQL; encoded by the coding sequence ATGCCGACAATTGCCCTCATTGCCGTGACCGTCGCGGTGACGCTCGTCGTCATCCTGGTCATCGCGAACCTCACGAGCGGCGAGAAGAAGATCGAGCACAACATCGAACGGCTCTACGCAAGCGACAGTCCGCAGTTCATCCGCTCGATGGGACTGCTGCTCGGGCCACCCGTCGTGGGCGGCAATCGCTTCAAGGCGCTCGTGAACGGCGACGCAATCTTTCCGTCGATGCTGGAGGGCATGCGCTCGGCACAGCACACCATCACCTTCGAAACCTTCATTTACTGGTCCGGCGCGATCGGCGAGGAATTTGCACGAGCGCTGGCAGACAAGGCGCGCGCGGGTATCGCCGTGCATGTGCTGCTCGACTGGGTTGGCTCCTCGAAGATGGACAAGCGCTACCAGCAAATGCTGCGCGAGGCCGGCGTCCAGCTCGTGCTGTATCACAGGCCGCACTGGACCGGTCTTGGCCGTATGAACGACCGCACGCACCGCAAGCTGCTCGTGATCGACGGGCGCATCGGCTTTACGGGGGGCGTAGGGATCGCCGATGAATGGACCGGCCACGCGCAGGACGAAAAACACTGGCGCGATACGCACTTTCGCGTTGAAGGTCCGGCGGTCGGGCAGATGCAGGCCGTCTTCATGGACAACTGGGTCAAGTCCACAGGCAATGTGCTGCACGGACCGAAATATTTTCCGGCGATCGACGCCGCGGGCAATGGCCTCGCACACATGTTCAGCAGCTCGCCTTCGGGTGGCAGCGACGACATGGAGCTGATGTACCTCATGGCGATCACCGCCGCGACGCGCTCCATTCATCTGTCGACGGCATACTTCGTGCCGGACAAGCTCACGATCAACGCGATAGTCGAAGCGGCGAAGCGCGGCGTGAAGGTGCGCATCATCACGCCCGGCAAGCGCATCGACACCCACACGGTGCGCGAGGCGTCGCGAGCTTGCTGGGGCGACCTGCTCGCGGCGGGCGTTCAGATGTACGAGTATCAGCCGACGATGTTCCACTGCAAGCTGATCGTCGTCGACGAATACCTGGTGTCGGTCGGCTCGACCAACTTCGACAGCCGCTCGTTCAAGCTCAACGACGAGGCCAATCTCAACATCTACGACCGCGATTTCGCGCGTGAGCAGACCGCGATTTTCGATGCCGACGCCGCCCTCGCGAAGCGCATCACGCTTGACGACTGGCGCCGCCGGCCGCTGCGCGAAAGGCTGCTGGAACACGCGGCCGCCCTGCTCGATTCGCAACTGTGA
- a CDS encoding GNAT family N-acetyltransferase → MLHIEDLATPPEGFLRDEPEGAEFYEAFQTARLDDFSFGYFAVYRDSALVTVAPYFVMNFRLNTLLPSGWLKNSLSWIRFKLACIGHPTVDAGRIQGEVSQETLAAISTALAKKGSLLAYKGFGEDLPLSGFVAAKGLPVPVLSIGPDYYQAMKSDRRNLLKRKLKKAAALRYEECAGLPDHLVDKVYALYLNTWQKAELKFEKLTPEYFANTRSLSHYLLYFLDDELIGFTQLIGKGRHLVNRYIGLDYARSHEYGLYFAMFIRTVEFGIREGFEEIELGATSYEFKRILGARQIPTWNHYRHNNALVNWLLGKLRSVLEPSESELR, encoded by the coding sequence ATGCTGCACATCGAGGATCTGGCCACGCCGCCGGAGGGCTTTCTGCGCGACGAGCCGGAGGGGGCGGAGTTTTACGAGGCCTTTCAGACGGCCCGGCTGGACGATTTCAGCTTCGGGTATTTCGCCGTGTACCGGGACAGCGCGCTCGTGACTGTGGCGCCCTACTTCGTGATGAATTTCCGGCTCAATACGCTGCTTCCCAGCGGCTGGCTGAAGAACAGTTTGAGCTGGATCCGCTTCAAGCTGGCCTGCATCGGGCATCCGACCGTGGACGCGGGCCGCATCCAGGGAGAAGTCTCGCAGGAGACGCTCGCGGCCATCAGCACGGCGCTTGCGAAGAAAGGGAGCCTGCTCGCTTACAAAGGTTTCGGCGAGGATTTGCCGCTGAGCGGCTTCGTGGCGGCAAAAGGCCTGCCCGTGCCCGTGCTGTCGATCGGCCCAGACTACTACCAGGCCATGAAGAGCGACCGCAGAAACCTGCTCAAGCGCAAGCTGAAGAAGGCGGCTGCGCTGCGCTATGAAGAATGCGCGGGACTGCCCGATCATCTCGTCGACAAAGTGTATGCGCTGTATCTGAACACCTGGCAAAAGGCCGAGTTGAAGTTTGAAAAGCTCACGCCCGAGTATTTCGCCAACACCCGCAGCTTGAGCCATTATTTGCTGTACTTTCTGGACGACGAGCTGATCGGCTTCACCCAGTTGATCGGCAAGGGGCGGCACCTCGTCAACCGCTATATCGGGCTCGACTACGCGAGGAGCCACGAATACGGCCTGTATTTCGCCATGTTCATTCGCACGGTCGAATTCGGCATTCGCGAAGGCTTCGAGGAAATCGAACTGGGCGCCACGTCCTACGAGTTCAAACGCATTCTGGGCGCGCGCCAGATTCCCACGTGGAATCACTACCGGCACAACAATGCGCTGGTCAACTGGCTGCTCGGCAAACTGCGTAGCGTGCTGGAACCGTCGGAGTCCGAACTGCGTTAG
- a CDS encoding MEKHLA domain-containing protein, whose amino-acid sequence MSPHTDTELFRLLANSYRRLLGVALVPEGMSEAEGAAWLYECAPFGLLAHGTQADPVFMYGNRRAQAIFGYDWHEITALPSRLSAQAPERSERQAFLDSVTREGFVKDYRGIRITKAGQRFWIERAIVWQLIDEAGGLHGQAAMIPHVAPC is encoded by the coding sequence ATGTCACCGCACACGGATACCGAACTTTTCCGTCTTCTCGCGAACAGCTATCGCCGCCTGTTAGGCGTCGCGCTCGTACCCGAAGGCATGAGCGAGGCAGAAGGCGCGGCCTGGCTCTACGAGTGCGCGCCGTTCGGCTTGCTTGCGCATGGCACGCAGGCGGACCCGGTCTTCATGTATGGCAATCGTCGCGCGCAGGCGATCTTCGGCTACGACTGGCACGAAATCACAGCGCTGCCTTCGCGTCTTTCGGCGCAGGCGCCCGAACGTAGCGAGCGGCAGGCATTTCTCGACTCGGTTACGCGCGAAGGCTTCGTGAAAGACTATCGCGGCATTCGCATCACGAAGGCCGGGCAGCGCTTCTGGATCGAGCGCGCGATCGTCTGGCAACTGATCGACGAAGCGGGGGGACTGCACGGGCAGGCTGCCATGATTCCGCACGTCGCGCCTTGCTGA
- a CDS encoding porin — MRRTTAMLGLLGAAIGAHAQSSVTLYGLIDTSLVYTNNQKGSANYQMSSGVLSGSRWGLKGSEDLGGGYAAIFQLENGFSSTTGTLGQNGRMFGRAAWVGASTPVGSVTLGRQNEPSADLVGPLVVANQWAGGIGAHPGDTDNLYVNSRVSNSIKFLSQSYHGLRGGALFSFGGTPGAFNNNRIWSLVAGYSQGPLALAASYINTSRPNTALWDGTAGAAPISPNNSPIFSGYTSARTQQVTSVAGNYTLGNAKLGLVYSNSRFEDLGSGAASAPIAAYHGKTAVFDNAEASFSYQFTPALLMGVAYEYTNSHGAGDAHYNQANIGADYLLSKRTDIYLTAAYQRASGTDSTGKAAVAALWPITASSNSHQIVAALGLRHRF; from the coding sequence ATGAGAAGGACCACCGCCATGCTTGGCTTGCTAGGCGCCGCGATCGGTGCACATGCGCAAAGCAGCGTCACCCTCTACGGTTTGATCGACACGTCGCTCGTGTATACGAACAACCAGAAGGGGTCGGCGAACTACCAGATGTCGAGCGGTGTCTTGTCCGGCAGCCGCTGGGGCCTCAAGGGCTCCGAGGATCTGGGTGGCGGGTACGCGGCCATCTTCCAGCTGGAAAACGGTTTTAGCAGCACCACGGGCACGCTGGGCCAGAACGGCCGCATGTTCGGCCGCGCGGCCTGGGTGGGCGCCTCCACGCCGGTCGGCAGCGTCACGCTCGGCCGCCAGAACGAGCCTTCCGCCGATCTCGTCGGCCCGCTCGTCGTCGCGAACCAGTGGGCGGGCGGCATTGGCGCGCATCCGGGCGACACCGACAACCTGTACGTGAATTCGCGCGTGAGCAACAGCATCAAGTTCCTGAGCCAGAGCTATCACGGCTTGCGCGGCGGCGCGCTGTTCAGCTTCGGCGGCACGCCGGGCGCGTTCAACAACAACCGCATCTGGAGCCTCGTGGCGGGCTATTCGCAAGGACCGCTCGCGCTGGCCGCGTCGTACATCAACACCTCGCGCCCCAACACGGCGCTGTGGGACGGCACGGCGGGCGCCGCGCCCATTTCGCCGAACAACTCGCCGATCTTCTCGGGCTATACGTCGGCGCGCACGCAGCAAGTCACGTCCGTGGCGGGCAACTACACGCTCGGCAACGCGAAGCTCGGTCTCGTGTATTCGAACTCGCGTTTCGAGGATCTCGGTTCGGGCGCGGCGTCCGCACCCATTGCCGCCTACCATGGAAAAACGGCGGTGTTCGACAATGCCGAAGCGAGCTTCAGCTATCAGTTCACGCCTGCGCTGCTGATGGGCGTAGCGTACGAATATACGAACAGCCACGGCGCCGGCGACGCGCACTACAACCAGGCCAATATCGGCGCCGACTATCTGCTTTCGAAGCGCACCGATATTTACCTGACCGCCGCGTACCAGCGCGCAAGCGGCACGGATTCGACCGGCAAGGCCGCCGTGGCCGCGCTCTGGCCGATCACGGCTTCGAGCAACTCGCATCAGATCGTCGCGGCATTGGGGCTGCGGCACCGGTTTTAG
- a CDS encoding cystathionine gamma-synthase family protein, which yields MSKQGFTTGIVHGDRIAGTEHGGVRQPIHTSVQYGFERVEDLIGVFQGTKKGGFNYARQGTPTTAALERKITSLEGGTGTVCFSTGMAAITATFLTLLRAGDHLVSSRYVFGNTNSLFGTLRTLGVEVTTVDACEAENVKNAIRPNTRMVFVETIANPGTQIPDLQGIGALCRERGIAYVVDNTITSPALFQPKAVGAGLVINSLTKTIAGHGAALGGAVTDTGLFDWSAYPNIADDYRRSPAKDQGLLQIRKKGLRDMGASLSSEQAHAIAMGAETLALRVKQSSDNALALAQFLEGHAAIGKVFYPGLKSHPQYEVAQTLFKGASWLLSFELLNAERMIDVVNALELPIKATGLGDTRTLIIPVAPTIFFEAGAETRKAMGISDGMLRLSAGIEDIDDLIADFSQALKLAA from the coding sequence ATGAGCAAGCAAGGCTTCACCACTGGCATCGTTCACGGCGACAGGATCGCGGGCACCGAGCACGGCGGCGTGCGCCAGCCGATTCATACGTCCGTGCAATACGGTTTCGAGCGCGTCGAAGACCTGATCGGCGTGTTTCAGGGCACGAAGAAAGGCGGCTTCAACTACGCACGGCAAGGCACCCCCACGACCGCCGCGCTGGAGCGCAAGATCACGAGTCTGGAAGGCGGCACCGGCACGGTCTGCTTCAGTACCGGCATGGCCGCGATCACGGCAACCTTCCTGACGCTGCTGCGCGCGGGCGATCATCTCGTGTCGAGCCGTTACGTGTTCGGCAACACCAACAGCCTGTTCGGCACGTTGCGCACGCTCGGCGTGGAAGTCACGACCGTCGACGCCTGCGAAGCCGAAAACGTGAAGAACGCCATCCGGCCGAACACGCGCATGGTGTTCGTCGAAACCATCGCGAATCCAGGCACGCAGATTCCCGACCTGCAAGGCATCGGCGCGCTGTGCCGTGAGCGCGGCATCGCCTACGTCGTCGACAACACGATTACCTCGCCCGCGTTGTTTCAGCCGAAAGCGGTCGGCGCGGGCCTCGTCATCAACTCGCTCACGAAGACCATCGCGGGCCATGGCGCCGCGCTCGGCGGCGCGGTGACGGATACGGGCCTGTTCGACTGGAGCGCGTATCCGAACATCGCCGACGACTATCGGCGTTCGCCGGCGAAGGATCAGGGGCTCCTGCAGATCCGCAAGAAGGGCCTGCGCGACATGGGTGCATCGCTGTCTTCGGAGCAGGCGCACGCCATCGCAATGGGTGCGGAAACGCTCGCGCTGCGCGTGAAGCAAAGCAGCGACAATGCGCTCGCGCTCGCGCAGTTTCTCGAAGGCCACGCTGCCATCGGCAAGGTGTTTTATCCGGGTCTCAAGAGCCATCCGCAATACGAGGTCGCGCAAACGCTCTTCAAGGGCGCGTCATGGCTGCTCTCGTTCGAACTGCTCAACGCGGAGCGCATGATCGACGTGGTCAACGCGCTCGAACTGCCGATCAAGGCGACCGGTCTCGGCGACACACGCACGCTCATCATTCCCGTCGCGCCGACGATCTTCTTCGAAGCCGGCGCGGAAACGCGCAAGGCGATGGGCATTTCCGACGGCATGCTGCGCCTTTCCGCGGGCATCGAGGATATCGACGATCTGATCGCCGACTTCTCGCAAGCGCTCAAGCTGGCTGCGTAA
- a CDS encoding methyl-accepting chemotaxis protein — MKLSRKIPLAFAASLTLMSAGALYGIHTLNQAIDTYRTTVQNAAANERMVSATLVEFKLQVQEWKDTLLRGKDPQKLDRYWTAFQKRERTVNDLAAALETELPDGEARTLVEQFAAAHEAMGQGYRKGFEAFKAAGADPVAGDTVVAGVDRAPAQLLDRAAQTIAATNAQVAAQAAVQAAHATIVSAVLMVVAFVLALAGGVLFSRTVTRPLGRAVGFAREVANGDLSTDLHAQGDDETAELLTALAKMQASLARVVSEVRANAEGVATASAQIASGNQNLSSRTEEQAASLEETAASMEELTSIVRMNAQNAEEATSLAGTAAQTAARGGTVMRGVVGTMQSIAHSSSKVGEIIGLIDGIAFQTNILALNAAVEAARAGEQGRGFAVVAGEVRTLAQRSASAAREIKTLIEQSKEHVKNGSSQVADAGQIIDEIVEAVQRVSGTVQDISTASREQSTGIEQVNIAVTQMDEVTQQNAALVEEASAAAHALAEQAHALRETVAAFRLRNAAMA, encoded by the coding sequence ATGAAGCTCAGCCGCAAGATTCCCCTCGCTTTCGCCGCATCGCTCACCCTCATGTCGGCGGGCGCGCTATACGGCATTCACACGCTCAACCAGGCGATCGATACCTATCGCACCACCGTGCAGAACGCCGCCGCGAACGAGCGCATGGTGTCGGCCACGCTCGTCGAGTTCAAGCTGCAAGTGCAGGAGTGGAAAGACACGCTCCTGCGCGGCAAGGACCCGCAGAAACTCGATCGTTACTGGACCGCATTCCAGAAGCGCGAGCGCACGGTGAACGATCTCGCGGCCGCGCTCGAAACGGAGCTGCCCGATGGCGAAGCGCGCACGCTCGTCGAACAGTTCGCCGCCGCGCACGAGGCGATGGGCCAGGGCTACCGCAAGGGCTTCGAGGCGTTCAAGGCGGCGGGCGCCGATCCCGTTGCGGGCGATACCGTGGTCGCCGGTGTCGATCGCGCGCCGGCCCAACTACTCGATCGTGCCGCGCAGACCATTGCCGCCACCAACGCCCAGGTGGCCGCGCAGGCCGCGGTGCAAGCGGCGCACGCCACCATCGTGAGCGCCGTGCTCATGGTGGTCGCGTTCGTGCTCGCGCTGGCGGGCGGCGTGCTGTTCAGCCGCACGGTAACGCGCCCGCTGGGGCGCGCGGTGGGCTTTGCACGCGAGGTCGCCAACGGCGACCTCTCGACCGATCTGCATGCGCAGGGCGACGACGAAACCGCGGAACTGCTCACGGCGCTGGCGAAAATGCAGGCCAGTCTCGCGCGCGTCGTAAGCGAGGTCCGCGCCAATGCCGAAGGCGTGGCGACCGCGAGCGCGCAGATCGCCTCGGGCAACCAGAATTTGTCCTCGCGCACCGAAGAGCAGGCAGCATCGCTCGAAGAAACAGCTGCAAGCATGGAAGAGCTCACGTCGATCGTGCGCATGAACGCACAGAACGCAGAGGAGGCCACCTCGCTTGCGGGCACGGCGGCACAAACCGCCGCGCGAGGCGGCACGGTGATGCGCGGCGTGGTCGGCACGATGCAATCCATCGCCCACAGTTCGAGCAAGGTCGGCGAGATCATCGGCTTGATCGACGGCATCGCGTTTCAGACCAATATTCTCGCGCTCAATGCGGCGGTCGAAGCGGCGCGTGCGGGTGAACAAGGCCGCGGCTTCGCCGTTGTCGCAGGCGAGGTCCGCACGCTCGCGCAGCGTAGCGCGAGCGCGGCGCGCGAGATCAAGACGCTCATCGAGCAGTCGAAAGAACACGTCAAGAACGGATCGTCGCAGGTGGCCGACGCCGGCCAGATCATCGACGAGATCGTCGAAGCCGTGCAGCGGGTTTCCGGCACCGTACAGGATATTTCGACGGCCTCGCGCGAACAGTCGACGGGCATCGAACAGGTGAACATCGCTGTCACGCAAATGGACGAGGTCACGCAGCAGAACGCGGCGCTCGTGGAAGAGGCCTCGGCGGCAGCGCATGCGCTGGCCGAGCAGGCGCACGCGCTGCGCGAGACCGTCGCCGCGTTCAGGCTCAGGAATGCCGCCATGGCCTGA